A single window of Actinoallomurus bryophytorum DNA harbors:
- a CDS encoding polysaccharide deacetylase family protein — protein MSGLDRRQALLTVAAGAVGLLAGGGPVVVRGLQPDPAPRTLRARRTAAHGPPPDPGYAHGPMQALQRPAHGLKDMSPPAPPTAVALTIDDGPHPTWTPKMLDLLAEFRVKGTFSLIGEQVAEYPQLVRRIVADGHQVSDHTMTHPLNLPQLSAAKMKVEIGDAHDRVAQLTGVAPKFFRSPGGAWSTQVLDTAAERGMICIDWAVDPRDWARPGTSRISSALLASKPGDILLCHDGGGDRSETIEALRNVIPTLQKRGLTFVAL, from the coding sequence ATGAGCGGACTCGACAGGCGCCAGGCGTTGCTCACCGTCGCTGCCGGTGCTGTCGGGCTCCTGGCCGGTGGCGGGCCCGTGGTCGTACGCGGACTGCAGCCCGATCCGGCCCCCAGGACACTGAGGGCGCGCCGCACGGCCGCACACGGCCCTCCGCCGGACCCTGGATACGCGCACGGCCCAATGCAGGCGCTGCAGCGCCCGGCTCACGGCCTGAAGGACATGTCGCCGCCCGCCCCGCCCACGGCAGTGGCCCTGACCATCGACGACGGGCCGCACCCGACCTGGACGCCGAAGATGCTGGACCTGTTGGCGGAGTTCCGTGTGAAGGGGACGTTCTCGCTGATCGGGGAGCAGGTCGCCGAGTACCCGCAGCTGGTCAGGCGCATCGTGGCCGACGGCCACCAGGTGTCCGACCACACGATGACCCATCCACTGAACCTGCCGCAGCTGTCCGCGGCCAAGATGAAGGTCGAGATCGGCGACGCGCACGACCGGGTCGCGCAGCTGACCGGCGTGGCGCCGAAGTTCTTCCGCTCCCCCGGCGGCGCCTGGTCCACCCAGGTCCTCGACACGGCCGCCGAACGCGGCATGATCTGCATCGACTGGGCCGTCGACCCCCGCGACTGGGCACGCCCGGGTACCAGCCGGATCTCCAGCGCCCTCCTCGCCTCCAAGCCGGGCGACATCCTGCTGTGCCACGACGGCGGCGGCGACCGCTCCGAGACGATCGAAGCCCTGCGGAACGTCATCCCGACGTTGCAGAAACGCGGCCTCACGTTCGTCGCCCTCTGA
- a CDS encoding siderophore-interacting protein codes for MVSVRSAGKALLDRLFVHGTVTATDLVTPRMRRIAIAAPGLGWTPGQHIRLVAEGLVTRRTYSVWDYDGSALELYVLDHGDGPGARWARSVRPDQEVVFTKPEGALVTRPSAYHLFAGDETAAVAFGPMLRALGADASAYGVIEVDTPADRLPIDLTWRFREGASAASSATLVQAVRELDLPDEPGTAYLAGEARTVQAVRAHLVGDRGWPRRSVVTKPFWTPGKKGME; via the coding sequence ATGGTGAGCGTACGGAGCGCGGGCAAGGCCCTGCTCGACCGGCTGTTCGTCCACGGCACGGTCACCGCGACGGACCTGGTCACGCCGCGGATGCGCCGGATCGCGATCGCCGCGCCCGGCCTGGGCTGGACCCCGGGCCAGCACATCCGTCTCGTCGCCGAGGGCCTGGTCACGCGCCGTACCTACTCCGTGTGGGACTACGACGGCTCCGCGCTGGAGCTGTACGTGCTCGACCACGGCGACGGGCCCGGCGCCCGCTGGGCCCGGTCCGTACGGCCGGACCAGGAGGTCGTCTTCACCAAGCCGGAGGGCGCCCTGGTGACCCGCCCGTCCGCGTACCACCTGTTCGCCGGCGACGAGACCGCCGCGGTGGCCTTCGGGCCGATGCTGCGCGCGCTCGGCGCGGACGCCTCCGCGTACGGCGTGATCGAGGTGGACACCCCGGCGGACCGGCTCCCGATCGACCTCACCTGGCGTTTCCGCGAAGGCGCGTCCGCCGCCTCGTCGGCCACGCTCGTCCAGGCCGTCCGCGAACTGGACCTCCCGGACGAGCCGGGCACCGCCTATCTCGCCGGCGAGGCCCGCACCGTCCAAGCCGTACGTGCCCATCTCGTCGGCGACCGCGGCTGGCCACGCCGCTCGGTCGTCACCAAGCCGTTCTGGACTCCCGGCAAGAAGGGTATGGAGTAG
- a CDS encoding RNA polymerase sigma factor: MSAIDAREAITRAHHEEWARVVATLTRRFGDLDIAEEAAAEAFATAVQRWPADGVPPNPGAWLTTTAGRKAIDRIRRENKRDDKHKEALLVYDDDPPERAGAIADDRLRLIFTCCHPALAMESRLALTLRMVGGLTVPEIARAFLVAETAMGQRITRAKAKIKAARIPYRVPAAEDLPGRVSGVLAVLYLVFNEGYLATGPGTDPVRHDLTAEAIRLTRLIRALMPDDGEVAGLLALMLLTEARRTARVSAGGELVALDEQDRGAWDAALIAEGHRLVRERLAAAAAGVAPCRYQILAAINAVHTSARDIRDTDWSQVLALYDQLIRLDPSPIIALNRAVAVAELDGPQVALAAVDRLEDELAGYHAYHATRADLLRRLGRGHESRAAYDKAIELAGNTAETAYLKRRRGQLGQ, encoded by the coding sequence GTGAGCGCGATCGACGCCCGAGAGGCGATCACCCGGGCCCACCACGAGGAGTGGGCGCGCGTGGTCGCGACCCTGACCAGGCGCTTCGGTGACCTCGACATCGCCGAGGAGGCGGCGGCCGAGGCGTTCGCGACCGCAGTCCAGCGGTGGCCCGCCGACGGCGTACCCCCCAACCCCGGTGCCTGGCTGACCACCACCGCGGGCCGCAAGGCCATCGACCGGATCCGGCGCGAGAACAAACGCGACGACAAGCACAAGGAGGCTCTGCTGGTGTACGACGACGACCCGCCCGAGCGTGCCGGCGCCATCGCCGACGACCGGCTCCGGCTGATCTTCACGTGCTGTCATCCGGCGCTGGCGATGGAGTCCCGCCTGGCGCTGACTCTGCGCATGGTCGGCGGTCTGACCGTGCCCGAGATCGCCCGCGCCTTCCTGGTGGCCGAGACCGCCATGGGGCAGCGGATCACCCGCGCGAAGGCCAAGATCAAGGCGGCCCGCATCCCCTATCGGGTGCCGGCCGCGGAGGATCTGCCGGGCCGCGTCTCCGGCGTACTCGCCGTCCTGTACCTCGTCTTCAACGAGGGCTACCTGGCGACCGGCCCCGGCACCGATCCCGTACGCCACGACCTGACCGCCGAGGCGATCCGGCTCACCCGCCTGATCCGTGCCCTGATGCCGGACGACGGTGAGGTGGCCGGGCTGCTGGCGCTGATGCTCCTCACGGAGGCCCGCCGCACCGCACGGGTCTCGGCCGGCGGCGAGCTGGTCGCCCTCGACGAGCAGGACCGCGGGGCCTGGGACGCGGCGCTGATCGCCGAGGGTCATCGGCTGGTGCGCGAGCGCCTCGCCGCTGCCGCCGCCGGGGTGGCTCCGTGTCGCTACCAGATCCTCGCGGCGATCAACGCCGTGCACACCTCCGCCCGCGACATACGCGACACCGACTGGTCGCAGGTCCTCGCCCTCTACGACCAGCTCATCCGCCTCGACCCTTCGCCGATCATCGCCCTCAACCGTGCCGTCGCCGTCGCCGAGCTCGACGGCCCGCAGGTGGCGTTGGCGGCCGTCGACCGGCTCGAGGACGAGCTGGCCGGCTATCACGCCTACCACGCGACCCGCGCCGACCTGCTGCGCCGGCTGGGCCGCGGTCATGAGTCGCGCGCGGCCTACGACAAGGCCATCGAGCTGGCGGGCAACACCGCCGAGACCGCCTACCTGAAACGCCGCCGTGGCCAACTGGGGCAGTGA
- a CDS encoding catalase, whose amino-acid sequence MTSPDEKQRQLDVHRVDPCAGVLTTDQGIPVDDTDNSLRMGERGPTLMEDFHFREKITHFDHERIPERVVHARGAGAYGHFQVYQSLADYTSAEFLRDASASTPVFVRFSTVAGSRGSADTVRDVRGFATRFYTNQGNFDLVGNNMPVFFIQDGIKFPDFVHAVKPEPHNEIPQASSAHDTLWDFVQLQPETTHMMMWMMSDRALPRSFRMMQGFGVHTFRLVNDAGVGTFVKFHWKPRLGTHSLVWDETQKVAGKDPDFNRRDLWEAIEAGQYPEWELGLQLVPEADQDRFDFDLLDATKIIPEEQVPVLPVGRMILDRNPDNFFAEVEQVAFHLGNSVPGIDFTDDPLLQARLFSYLDTQLIRLGGPNFPQLPVNRPIAPVHNHQVDGYHQTEITKSRTTYHPNSLGGGCPALAEAGAYVHYPEHVAGDKIRKRAGSFADHYSQATLFWNSMSAWEKEHIVAAFRFELGKVEHRHVREGVVANLNRVDHDLAVMVAEGVGVEPPDRAVSENQGLRSPALSQANTTHSPATRKIAILVADGVDADDVEMAWAGLCDLAANPEILAARDGTVRAADGALVKVTRALPTVDSVLYDALLIPGGMDSIRTLSQDGKAVYFVTEAFKHYKAIGALGDGVELLLTARVPCEDRHGHHEGVVIGERSDGVFIKEFADAVATHRHYEREVAAVPA is encoded by the coding sequence ATGACTTCGCCGGATGAGAAGCAGCGGCAGCTGGACGTCCATCGGGTCGATCCCTGTGCGGGCGTGCTCACCACGGACCAGGGGATCCCTGTCGACGACACCGACAACTCTCTCCGGATGGGCGAGCGTGGGCCGACGCTGATGGAGGACTTCCACTTCCGCGAAAAGATCACTCACTTCGACCACGAGCGCATCCCGGAGCGTGTCGTCCACGCACGGGGCGCCGGGGCGTACGGGCACTTCCAGGTCTACCAGTCGCTGGCGGACTACACGAGCGCGGAGTTCCTGCGGGACGCGTCGGCGAGCACGCCGGTGTTCGTGCGCTTCTCGACGGTCGCGGGGTCCCGCGGATCGGCGGACACCGTACGGGACGTGCGCGGCTTCGCCACCAGGTTCTATACGAACCAGGGCAACTTCGACCTCGTGGGCAACAACATGCCGGTCTTCTTCATCCAGGACGGGATCAAGTTCCCGGACTTCGTCCACGCGGTGAAGCCGGAACCGCACAACGAGATCCCGCAGGCGTCCTCGGCCCACGACACGCTGTGGGACTTCGTGCAGCTCCAGCCCGAGACCACGCACATGATGATGTGGATGATGTCGGACCGCGCGCTGCCGCGCAGCTTCCGGATGATGCAGGGATTCGGGGTGCACACGTTCCGGCTCGTCAATGACGCCGGGGTGGGCACGTTCGTGAAGTTCCACTGGAAGCCGCGGCTCGGCACGCACTCGCTGGTGTGGGACGAGACGCAGAAGGTGGCCGGGAAGGACCCGGACTTCAACCGCCGTGACCTGTGGGAGGCGATCGAGGCCGGCCAGTATCCGGAGTGGGAGCTGGGCCTGCAGCTCGTGCCCGAGGCCGACCAGGACCGGTTCGACTTCGACCTGCTCGACGCCACCAAGATCATCCCGGAGGAGCAGGTCCCGGTGCTGCCGGTCGGCCGCATGATCCTGGACCGCAACCCGGACAACTTCTTCGCCGAGGTCGAACAGGTGGCGTTCCACCTGGGCAACAGCGTGCCCGGCATCGACTTCACCGACGATCCGCTGCTGCAGGCACGGCTGTTCTCCTATCTGGACACACAGCTCATCCGGCTCGGCGGGCCCAACTTCCCGCAGCTGCCGGTGAACCGGCCGATCGCGCCGGTGCACAACCACCAGGTCGACGGCTACCACCAGACCGAGATCACCAAGTCCCGTACGACGTACCACCCGAACTCCCTGGGCGGCGGCTGCCCCGCCCTCGCCGAGGCGGGCGCGTACGTCCACTACCCGGAACACGTCGCCGGCGACAAGATCCGCAAGCGCGCCGGGAGCTTCGCCGACCACTACTCCCAGGCCACGCTGTTCTGGAACAGCATGAGCGCCTGGGAGAAGGAGCACATCGTCGCGGCGTTCCGGTTCGAACTGGGCAAGGTCGAGCACCGGCACGTACGTGAGGGCGTGGTGGCCAACCTGAACCGCGTCGACCACGACCTCGCCGTCATGGTCGCCGAGGGCGTCGGCGTCGAGCCGCCGGACCGGGCGGTGAGTGAGAACCAGGGCCTCAGGTCACCCGCCCTGAGCCAGGCGAACACCACGCACAGCCCCGCCACCCGGAAGATCGCGATTCTGGTCGCGGACGGCGTCGACGCCGACGACGTGGAGATGGCGTGGGCCGGCCTGTGCGACCTGGCGGCGAACCCGGAGATCCTGGCCGCGAGGGACGGCACCGTACGTGCCGCCGACGGAGCACTGGTGAAGGTCACCCGTGCCCTGCCGACGGTCGACTCCGTGCTGTACGACGCGCTGCTGATACCGGGCGGAATGGACTCCATCCGCACGCTGTCCCAGGACGGGAAGGCGGTGTACTTCGTCACCGAGGCGTTCAAGCACTACAAGGCCATCGGCGCGCTGGGCGACGGCGTCGAGCTCCTCCTGACCGCCCGCGTGCCGTGCGAGGACCGGCACGGCCACCACGAGGGCGTCGTGATCGGTGAACGGTCGGACGGGGTCTTCATCAAGGAGTTCGCCGACGCGGTGGCGACCCATCGCCACTACGAACGCGAGGTGGCGGCCGTACCCGCGTGA
- a CDS encoding LysR family transcriptional regulator, whose product MHGTHSKLDLNLLVSLDVLLQEQSVGAAAARLHLSEPAMSRTLARIRKALGDPVLVRSGRAMVPTPRALAIHAEVHELVERASTVFTERALDLATLDRTFTFQADDSVTAVAAAALLARMRGEAPGVSIRSLPEGAADSGALREGRIDLEIGVIADRSPDVVVEPLLHDPGVGVVRAGHPLLTGEITLARFAAAEHLTTSRRGRLEGPIDAALAAHGLRRRVVASAPSFSSALLILLTTDLVGRAGRRLHAPLIDRLGLVAFDFPIDVPSVPLAMAWHRRYDTDAAHVWLRRCVRDVFAGL is encoded by the coding sequence ATGCACGGCACGCATTCCAAGCTCGATCTGAACCTTCTCGTGTCCCTCGACGTCCTGCTCCAGGAGCAGAGCGTCGGCGCCGCCGCCGCGCGCCTCCACCTGTCCGAGCCCGCCATGAGCCGTACGCTCGCGCGCATCCGCAAGGCGCTCGGCGACCCGGTGCTGGTGCGCTCGGGCCGGGCGATGGTGCCCACACCGCGGGCGCTGGCCATCCACGCGGAGGTGCACGAGCTCGTCGAACGCGCCAGCACCGTGTTCACCGAGCGGGCCCTCGACCTCGCGACGCTGGACCGGACGTTCACGTTCCAGGCGGACGACTCGGTCACCGCGGTCGCGGCGGCGGCCCTGCTCGCCCGGATGCGCGGGGAGGCGCCGGGCGTCTCCATCCGCTCGCTGCCCGAGGGCGCCGCCGACTCGGGCGCGCTGCGCGAGGGCCGGATCGACCTGGAGATCGGAGTGATCGCCGACCGATCGCCCGACGTCGTGGTCGAACCCCTCCTGCACGACCCGGGCGTCGGGGTCGTACGCGCCGGGCATCCGCTGCTCACCGGGGAGATCACGCTTGCGCGGTTCGCCGCCGCCGAGCACCTGACGACCTCACGGCGTGGCCGGCTCGAGGGGCCGATCGATGCGGCTCTGGCCGCGCACGGGCTGCGGCGCCGGGTGGTCGCCTCGGCGCCGTCGTTCTCCTCGGCCCTGCTCATCCTGCTGACGACCGACCTGGTCGGGCGGGCCGGCCGGAGGCTGCACGCGCCGCTCATCGATCGGCTGGGGCTCGTCGCCTTCGACTTCCCGATAGACGTGCCGTCCGTGCCGCTCGCGATGGCCTGGCACCGCCGCTACGACACCGACGCCGCCCATGTCTGGCTCCGGCGGTGCGTCCGAGATGTCTTCGCCGGCCTGTGA
- the rodA gene encoding rod shape-determining protein RodA gives MSAGYGGGLPTLRRSPVRRAMARGSMFRRLDWVLFSAVLGLTWLGTLLVWSATRPGLLQAGRDPESYLKKHLLTVAVGLTLALAVSMLDYRLVRAYAPMVYAASCVGLVAVLTPLGSTIKGHHSWIEVGGGFQLQPAEFGKVGLVMVLAVLLGEPREGHTEPSTGDLLAALTLAGLIVVLVVMQPDLGTTMVLAVLILAMVAVSGVSKRWLFSLVGAGVAAAVAGWQLRVLKPYQVDRFIAFAYPAADPKGVGYNAAQARIAVGSGGAFGRGLFHGPQTAGHFVPEQHTDFIFTVAGEELGFVGSALIVALLGVVLWRGLRIAINCENSFGVLLAAGVVCWLGFQAFENIGMCLGLMPITGVPLPYLSYGGSATLANMVALGLLEAVHVRQRTFV, from the coding sequence ATGTCCGCTGGCTACGGCGGGGGCCTGCCCACGCTGAGGCGCTCTCCGGTGCGGCGCGCGATGGCTCGCGGGTCCATGTTCCGCCGCCTCGACTGGGTGCTGTTCAGCGCCGTCCTCGGGTTGACCTGGCTGGGCACGCTGCTCGTCTGGTCGGCGACCCGGCCCGGACTGCTCCAGGCCGGGCGCGACCCGGAGAGCTACCTGAAGAAGCATCTGCTGACCGTCGCGGTCGGCCTGACTCTCGCGCTCGCGGTGTCGATGCTGGACTACCGGCTGGTCCGCGCGTACGCGCCCATGGTGTACGCGGCGTCCTGCGTCGGGCTGGTGGCGGTGCTCACGCCGCTCGGCTCGACGATCAAGGGGCATCATTCCTGGATCGAGGTGGGCGGCGGCTTCCAGCTGCAACCGGCGGAGTTCGGCAAGGTCGGGCTGGTGATGGTGCTCGCGGTGCTGCTCGGTGAGCCGCGTGAGGGCCACACCGAGCCGAGCACCGGCGACCTGCTAGCCGCGCTGACGCTGGCCGGGCTCATCGTGGTCCTGGTCGTCATGCAGCCCGACCTGGGCACCACTATGGTGCTCGCGGTGCTGATCCTGGCCATGGTGGCGGTGTCGGGGGTGTCGAAGCGCTGGCTGTTCTCGCTGGTCGGCGCGGGGGTGGCGGCTGCGGTCGCGGGCTGGCAGCTGCGGGTGCTCAAGCCGTACCAGGTCGACCGGTTCATCGCCTTCGCCTACCCGGCCGCCGACCCGAAGGGCGTCGGCTACAACGCCGCGCAGGCACGGATCGCGGTGGGTTCGGGCGGCGCGTTCGGCCGCGGCCTGTTCCACGGGCCGCAGACCGCCGGCCACTTCGTGCCCGAACAGCACACCGACTTCATCTTCACCGTGGCCGGGGAGGAACTCGGCTTCGTCGGCTCGGCGCTGATCGTCGCGCTGCTCGGGGTGGTGCTGTGGCGGGGGCTGCGGATCGCGATCAACTGCGAGAACAGCTTCGGCGTCCTGCTCGCCGCGGGCGTGGTCTGCTGGCTGGGCTTCCAGGCGTTCGAGAACATCGGCATGTGCCTCGGCCTGATGCCGATCACCGGTGTGCCCCTGCCCTACCTGTCGTACGGCGGGTCGGCGACCCTCGCCAACATGGTCGCCCTGGGCCTGCTCGAGGCCGTCCACGTACGCCAGCGCACGTTCGTCTGA
- a CDS encoding molybdopterin-dependent oxidoreductase, with protein sequence MARKRLVPGLIGFMAFGALGAVSAVTRPANDWITAVPSIAGGLAGMAALTLLVRAMARAGLATAPARRTKASPETDPRVPDETPAPDVAKVPSGAGEVKVPSRAVVSSGGGEPSDEIANRDEPKGPSGTGRRSLLLTGAGAVAVAGASGLGGRLLLARDNVGAARKNVRLPRPVSTAKAVPNGAQIRVPGMTPFVTPNPDFYRVDTALTLPQVSPHDWMLRIHGMVDHPVELSFDDLLRQPMLERDITLSCVSNQVGGRYAGNARWLGASLPALLRSAGVRSGADQVLSRSTDGFTISTPIQTIMDGRDSLLAVGMNGEALPVAHGFPARMIVPGLYGYVSATKWVVDLKVTRFSTDRAYWTKRGYSEQAPIKTLSRIDVPRSFAQVKAGRVPIAGTAWAQHRGIDVVEVRVDNGPWRRAELAPVPGIDTWRQWVLEWDAAPGSHRLEVRATDGTGTVQPQKRVPIIPNGATGWHSVVVTVT encoded by the coding sequence GTGGCGAGAAAGCGTCTGGTGCCGGGCCTGATCGGTTTTATGGCCTTTGGTGCGCTCGGCGCGGTTTCGGCCGTGACCCGGCCCGCGAACGACTGGATCACCGCCGTCCCGTCGATCGCCGGCGGCCTGGCCGGCATGGCCGCCCTCACCCTCCTCGTCCGTGCGATGGCACGCGCCGGCCTCGCGACGGCCCCGGCGAGGCGGACGAAAGCGAGCCCGGAGACCGACCCGCGAGTGCCGGACGAGACTCCCGCGCCCGACGTGGCCAAGGTGCCCAGCGGAGCCGGCGAGGTCAAAGTGCCCAGTCGGGCTGTGGTCTCCAGCGGCGGCGGAGAGCCTTCCGACGAGATCGCGAACCGGGACGAACCCAAGGGCCCGTCCGGCACCGGCCGGCGGAGTCTTCTCCTCACCGGTGCCGGAGCGGTCGCCGTCGCCGGCGCGAGCGGCCTGGGCGGCCGGCTCCTGCTGGCGCGCGACAACGTGGGCGCCGCGCGCAAGAACGTACGGCTCCCCAGGCCCGTCTCCACGGCCAAGGCCGTCCCGAACGGTGCGCAGATCCGCGTCCCCGGCATGACGCCGTTCGTCACGCCCAACCCCGACTTCTACCGCGTCGACACGGCCCTGACCCTCCCGCAGGTCTCCCCGCACGACTGGATGCTGCGGATCCACGGCATGGTCGACCACCCGGTCGAGCTGTCCTTCGACGACCTGCTCAGGCAACCGATGCTCGAACGCGACATCACGCTGAGCTGCGTCTCGAACCAGGTCGGTGGCAGGTACGCGGGCAACGCCCGCTGGTTGGGCGCCTCGCTGCCCGCTCTGCTCAGAAGCGCCGGCGTACGGTCCGGCGCGGACCAGGTCCTCAGCCGCTCCACCGACGGGTTCACGATCAGCACGCCGATCCAGACGATCATGGACGGCCGCGACTCACTGCTGGCCGTCGGCATGAACGGTGAAGCGCTCCCGGTCGCGCACGGATTCCCGGCCCGCATGATCGTGCCCGGCCTGTACGGCTACGTCTCGGCGACCAAGTGGGTGGTCGATCTCAAGGTCACCCGGTTCTCCACGGACAGGGCGTACTGGACCAAGCGCGGCTATTCGGAGCAGGCGCCCATCAAGACGCTCTCCCGTATCGACGTGCCGCGATCGTTCGCGCAGGTCAAGGCGGGTCGGGTGCCGATCGCGGGCACCGCGTGGGCGCAGCACCGCGGGATCGACGTGGTCGAGGTCCGCGTGGACAACGGGCCGTGGCGACGGGCCGAGCTCGCGCCGGTCCCCGGTATCGACACCTGGCGCCAGTGGGTCCTCGAGTGGGACGCCGCGCCCGGCTCACATCGGCTGGAGGTCCGCGCCACCGACGGCACGGGCACCGTCCAGCCCCAGAAACGCGTGCCAATCATCCCCAACGGGGCGACTGGCTGGCATTCGGTCGTGGTCACGGTCACCTGA
- a CDS encoding SDR family oxidoreductase has protein sequence MRVFVTGASGWIGSAVVPELISAGHQVLGLARSDASAKAVADRGAEVLRGDLNDTDVLRAGALDSDGVIHLAFVVPSVTEAATRTDAMAIETFAAGLAGSGKPLLISGATLVTPGRTATERDELIAAGPIAARITNMRAALAATDRGVRTSLVMLPRSVHGQGERHGFIPQLITAARARGVSGYVDDGASRWPAVHVKDAARLYRLAVEKAPAGAVLNAVGDEGVRIREIAEAIGRHLNLPARSLPAEEFGGMLVRLLGTDMPASSTITQDLLGWKPTHPGLIEDIEQGHYFS, from the coding sequence ATGCGCGTCTTCGTCACCGGCGCTTCCGGCTGGATCGGCTCGGCCGTCGTCCCCGAACTCATCAGTGCCGGCCACCAGGTCCTCGGACTGGCCCGCTCGGACGCCTCCGCCAAAGCGGTCGCCGACAGGGGCGCCGAGGTGCTGCGCGGCGACCTGAACGACACCGACGTGCTGCGCGCCGGTGCCCTCGACAGTGACGGCGTCATCCATCTGGCCTTCGTCGTGCCCAGCGTGACCGAGGCCGCGACGCGGACCGATGCCATGGCCATCGAGACGTTCGCCGCCGGCCTCGCCGGCTCCGGTAAGCCCCTGCTCATCTCCGGCGCGACGCTCGTCACACCCGGCCGGACCGCGACCGAACGCGACGAACTCATCGCCGCCGGGCCCATCGCGGCACGCATCACCAACATGCGGGCAGCGCTCGCGGCCACGGACAGGGGCGTGCGCACCTCTCTGGTCATGCTGCCCCGCTCGGTGCACGGCCAGGGAGAACGCCACGGCTTCATCCCCCAGCTGATCACCGCGGCCCGTGCCAGAGGCGTCTCCGGTTACGTCGACGACGGGGCCTCCCGCTGGCCCGCCGTCCACGTGAAGGATGCCGCGCGTCTTTACCGGCTGGCCGTCGAGAAGGCTCCCGCCGGCGCGGTGCTCAACGCCGTCGGCGACGAAGGCGTACGCATCCGTGAGATCGCCGAGGCCATCGGCCGGCATCTGAACCTGCCCGCCCGGTCGCTGCCCGCCGAGGAGTTCGGAGGAATGCTCGTGCGCCTCCTCGGCACCGACATGCCCGCCTCCAGCACCATCACCCAGGATCTCCTGGGCTGGAAGCCCACCCACCCGGGCCTCATCGAGGACATCGAACAGGGCCACTACTTCAGCTGA
- a CDS encoding fasciclin domain-containing protein — protein sequence MKTRVLAVSMVAGGLLLSGAACGGSKSDDSASSSSSTASAPAAGATSSAAMSDKPFGAGCSAVPSSGKGSFSGMSADPVATAASNNPALSTLVTAVKKAGLVDTLNSAQNITVFAPDNDAFAKIPKKTLAKVLADKKTLSSILTYHVVGQKVAPDALGSGSFKTLQGGMVTTSGSGESYKVNDSNVVCGNVQTANATVYIIDTLMMPKK from the coding sequence GTGAAGACCCGTGTTCTGGCCGTAAGTATGGTCGCCGGCGGTCTGCTGCTCAGCGGCGCGGCCTGCGGTGGCAGCAAGAGCGACGACAGCGCCTCGTCCTCCTCGTCCACCGCGTCCGCTCCGGCCGCTGGCGCGACGTCCAGCGCCGCGATGTCCGACAAGCCCTTCGGTGCTGGCTGCTCGGCCGTGCCGAGCAGCGGCAAGGGTAGCTTCTCCGGCATGTCGGCGGACCCGGTGGCCACCGCGGCCTCCAACAACCCGGCCCTGTCCACGCTGGTCACCGCGGTCAAGAAGGCCGGCCTGGTGGACACCCTCAACTCCGCGCAGAACATCACGGTGTTCGCGCCGGACAACGACGCGTTCGCGAAGATCCCGAAGAAGACCCTGGCCAAGGTGCTCGCCGACAAGAAGACGCTCTCGAGCATCCTCACCTACCATGTCGTCGGCCAGAAGGTCGCCCCCGACGCCCTGGGCAGCGGCAGCTTCAAGACCCTCCAGGGCGGCATGGTCACCACCAGCGGCTCGGGTGAGTCCTACAAGGTCAACGACTCCAACGTGGTCTGCGGCAACGTCCAGACCGCCAACGCCACCGTGTACATCATCGACACGCTGATGATGCCCAAGAAGTAA